The following proteins are co-located in the Marispirochaeta aestuarii genome:
- a CDS encoding extracellular solute-binding protein, whose protein sequence is MRLSVPVALLLFSVMLSADPLRVIYMAQAGYDPRDVEQRGREFTEETGIEVTLRFEEYEDIYDLVTGRTGEGDAFDVVLLDNIWTADFVDRGILDPVPDDLRRSVEAGVIAPIYSANMYKGELWGVPFLANFQMLYTNMDLLRRAGFDRPPDTLEEMRHMAAVAREKGVIEYPIFDSLRSEEVLVCELVWLSGAFGNTWDPSRDKLILDRPENRMALEYLLDLKHEGLLNPYSLNAGEMFSAEVFTWGDALFTSNWTFLIGRLEEAAGSGSGAPVFDFTVSTLPYSDSLGASATVSGFQGLAVMKSSTRKDEAWRFISYLSSPEFQRRYLHEFPVWRQVWSEPETRMRDPYFDAKRVQVRGAKVRPVHPRYQEISTIIRKWVYSALEEDVSVRDAFRFIQSEIEELGL, encoded by the coding sequence ATGAGACTTTCTGTGCCCGTCGCTTTGCTCCTTTTTTCTGTCATGCTGAGTGCCGATCCGCTGAGGGTAATCTATATGGCCCAGGCCGGTTATGATCCCCGGGACGTCGAACAGCGGGGAAGGGAGTTCACCGAAGAAACGGGAATTGAAGTCACCCTGCGATTTGAGGAATATGAGGATATCTACGATCTGGTAACCGGAAGAACGGGAGAGGGGGACGCCTTTGACGTCGTGCTTCTGGATAATATCTGGACTGCTGATTTTGTTGACCGAGGTATCCTTGACCCTGTACCTGATGATCTGCGGAGGAGTGTGGAAGCCGGTGTGATTGCTCCAATCTACAGTGCCAATATGTACAAAGGTGAACTGTGGGGTGTGCCGTTTCTTGCCAACTTCCAGATGCTCTATACCAATATGGATCTCCTTCGCCGAGCGGGCTTTGACCGTCCCCCCGACACCCTGGAGGAGATGCGTCACATGGCTGCTGTCGCCAGGGAGAAGGGAGTTATCGAATACCCCATATTTGATTCCCTGAGGTCCGAGGAGGTCCTGGTTTGCGAACTTGTCTGGCTCTCAGGGGCCTTTGGCAATACCTGGGATCCCTCCCGGGACAAGCTGATTCTGGACAGGCCCGAGAACAGAATGGCCCTGGAATACCTTCTCGATCTGAAGCACGAGGGACTTCTGAATCCCTACAGTCTCAACGCGGGGGAGATGTTCTCTGCGGAGGTCTTCACCTGGGGGGACGCCCTTTTCACTTCAAACTGGACCTTCCTTATCGGCAGGCTGGAGGAAGCCGCCGGAAGCGGAAGCGGAGCGCCGGTTTTTGATTTTACCGTCAGTACCCTGCCGTATTCTGATTCCCTGGGAGCCAGCGCAACGGTATCCGGTTTTCAGGGTCTTGCGGTGATGAAGTCGTCCACCCGGAAGGATGAGGCCTGGAGGTTTATCTCTTACCTTTCGTCTCCCGAGTTCCAGCGGCGTTATCTGCATGAGTTTCCCGTCTGGCGTCAGGTCTGGTCCGAGCCGGAGACACGAATGCGGGATCCCTATTTCGATGCAAAGCGGGTCCAGGTACGGGGCGCAAAGGTTCGGCCTGTCCACCCGCGATATCAGGAGATTTCGACTATCATCAGAAAATGGGTATACTCTGCCCTTGAGGAAGATGTCTCCGTCAGGGATGCATTCAGGTTTATCCAAAGCGAGATCGAGGAACTCGGTCTATGA